A region of Pristis pectinata isolate sPriPec2 chromosome 24, sPriPec2.1.pri, whole genome shotgun sequence DNA encodes the following proteins:
- the LOC127582709 gene encoding uncharacterized protein LOC127582709 produces the protein MTCRIKSNSSDLRIEWNKKRLEAETLLLTSKWNASKYYSNSSERMVHSFNETFSILTVSHVELNDTGQYVCQASIEIPPPVFTKSGNGTYLRVQVGFKDSISNDETIAGTVTWILSGLLSTIGLVISVYIFFLIKRLICPKKVDPTYVNVQFRNKAGQNNQLTEQGNVRYIASSRYGYPKTIASKLPHRLEGDLK, from the exons ATGACTTGTCGGATTAAGAGCAACAGCTCAGACCTGAGAATAGAATGGAATAAAAAACGACTAGAGGCAGAGACATTGTTGCTCACCTCCAAATGGAACGCAAGCAAATATTACTCAAATTCCTCTGAAAGAATGGTCCATTCGTTCAATGAAACATTCAGTATACTGACTGTCTCTCATGTAGAACTAAATGACACTGGGCAATATGTCTGTCAAGCAAGCATTGAAATTCCTCCACCTGTGTTTACAAAATCTGGCAATGGCACTTATCTGCGTGTACAAG TTGGTTTCAAGGATTCAATATCAAATGACGAAACAATTG CAGGTACAGTGACATGGATCTTGAGTGGTTTGTTGTCAACTATTGGATTGGTTATATCAgtttacattttctttttgatCAAAAGATTAATCTGTCCCAAAAAAG TGGATCCTACGTACGTCAATGTGCAATTTAGAAATAAGGCAGGCCAAAACAACCAGCTCACAGAACAAGGAAACGTAAGATATATAGCCTCAAGCAGATATGGATATCCTAAAACCATTGCCTCTAAATTGCCGCACAGACTGGAAGGGGACCTGAAATGA